GGGGGGGCGGGAGAAACAGGCTTTTCTTCTGACGTATACTCGTAGGGTCTCATACGTGCTTTGTGTCACTCAGGGGACTTAGAAAGGGGTAAAGGCCCAAAGGTGGGAGGCATTGGAAAAACCCCACAAATGATCATCTAAGCAGCAGGAATGCCTGGGAGAGGAAGATCTGGCCCCCTAGATTCTTCATATCTGACACCGGTTGAGGTCAGTGATTAATGGAtgtttttattattgttgctTTTTCAGAGATTGGCTTCAGGCAATGGCCACTTTGGTGAGGACATTCCCAGTTGCTCTGTTGACTCCAACACCCACTTTCCAGCTGACAGCAAATACCACCAGCGATGGAGAGGAGAATTGCGTCTTCAATGAGGAGTTTAAGTTCATTCTGCTGCCTGTGTCCTATGGGCTTGTCTCTGTGGTGGGGCTGCTGCTCAATTCCTGGGCCTTGTGGATGTTCATCTGCAAGATGAGGCCCTGGAATGCCACCACCACCTACATGTTCAATCTGGCCCTCTCAGACACCCTGTACgtgctttccctccccaccctggtcTATTACTATGCTGACCGCAACAACTGGCCCTTTGGGGAGGGACTCTGCAAGATTGTGCGCTTCCTCTTCTATGCCAATCTGTACTGTAGCATACTCTTCCTCACCTGCATCAGCGTGCACCGCTACTTGGGGATCTGCCACCCCATTCAGTCGCTCGGGTGGGTGAAGACCAAGCATGCCCGCCTCATCTGTGTGGGTGTGTGGTTCATTGTCACCATCTGCCTCATACCCAACCTGATCTTTGTCACCACCAGCTCCAGGGGCAACGACACCCTTTGCCACGACACCACCAAGCCCGAAGAGTTTGACCACTATGTGCACTACAGCTCCTCAGTCATGACCCTCCTCTTTGGCATCCCCTTTTTGGTGATCGTTGTGTGCTACAGCCTGATGGCGAAGAGGCTTTGGAAACCCAGCCTATCCAGCTCCAACCAGAACATCCCCTTCTACAAGAAACGCTCTATCAAGATTATCATCATTGTAATCACAGTCTTCGCCATCTGCTTCCTACCCTTCCACATCACACGGACATTGTACTATACTGCCCGGCTCTTCCAAGCCAACTGCCGGACCCTCAACATTGTCAACTTCACCTACAAGATCACACGGCCTCTGGCCAGCATCAACAGCTGCATAGACCCCATCCTGTACTTCCTGGCTGGGGATAAATACAGGGGAAGGCTGCGTCGGGCTGCAATCAAAATGCCCAATGCCGAGAACACATCTACTCTAGCCCTCGTCTCACAACTCAAGAAGAACGGCTTCTCTACCTCCCGAGGTGCCAGCTACTCCATAAATGATGCCTGAGAAAAGGGGGGTGAAAGTGACCGACAATGGAAGCAGCGAGGGGTATTGAAAGGGCTAGAGCCTGGGGAGCCAGTATGCATCAAGGCCAACATGTGGGACCAGCTTTAGGGAAGGCAATAGAGTTGCTGGATTAGTCTCACTCCAGAATGGAggtctcctccatctcctcctaaTCTCTGTGAATTATTTCCCCACTGGTGCTGTGTCTGCTTCTGACACAATCATTCTGGCACCAGGTTTAACCTCTGAATGCTTTTGAACTAGGTTTACACTCCCATGCTCAGAGAATGCTCCACCCCTCTCACACAGACTGAACATCTATCTCAGAGCCAGGGATATTCCCTGTCTTGTCATAGCTTGGGAGGACCACCCGGAGTAACGCCAATGGGAGTTCAGAGAGAAGAGACCCCTACATCCCATAGGGAAATGGGGGAGGCCAGAGGGATTGTCTTATGAAGAGTACTAGAGACTCACAGGTAGCGAATTCCCTGCTTCAGATGcaagtgggggcagagcagtgggaagggaggggacatGGTGACACTTCGCTGGTCAGAAGCCTAGGAACCTAGAAGCCCCAGTGCCTGAGGCTGAGAGCAAAGAGATGGAGGATTTTACCATAGGAAAGGAGCCAGTAATTGACCACAGGCCACAAAACTGGCCTCCTGATTTCTTTTGGGAGAAGCCCAAGTAGGCTGTTTCAAGtagcctggggccctgggctgctgaCAAGGGAAGATCACAGCCTAGCGTGTGCGGTACAGTGCTAGGGAGCTGAGGACTTAGAATAGGGCATGCTGGGTCTAATGATATGCTATGTACGGGGGACCAGGTAAGAAGAAAGGAGCCTGTCTTCCCAGGCACAGAAAACCCATATAGAGCTTCCTTCAAAGTGACCCAGAGACAATAAATAGGGACAACGCTTATAAAGAAGAATATTTAGCACATTATAAACAGTAACTAAGTGACCTAATGGGGTCAACACTAGGTCAAAGCGTGCGGGAGGGGAGATAGAGGGGAGCTCCCGCAGCTAGGAGTCGAGGTGCAGCATATGCTATTGAGGACAACACGAGGGTCAGACAGAGAAGGGGAGAAGAAATAACTGACCTGGATTCCTGGGCCCAGTGGCCTGACCTTTTGCTGGCCATAGTTTCAGCAGTAGGGGGGAGTCTGTCATGTCAGGAATCTTTCCTGACCATGCTCAGACGACGCTATGTCATGGCCTGAGTCAGTATTTGTTCGGAGCAGTGGCTGCCATGCCAGCTGCGAACTCCCTGCTGGCAGAAGGGTATCTCCTGGATTACtgatatctgatgaagtgagctgtggctcacgaaagctcatgctcaaataaattggttagtctctaaggtgccacaagtactccttttctttttgcgaatacagactaacacggctgttcctctgaaacctgacttcacCTCATTTGCCTTACTTCCCTTTTGCTGCTCTAAGCTGGGGGAAACTGAGTCTGGATCAAAAGCAAAAGTAGCTGAGCTGCTCTGGACGGTGCAGGCACCACGCCAAGAGGCAGCCAGGGCTGGCAAGGGAGCAGTTTCAGGGCACTGGTTCTAGCAATGCAGAAGAGAgactggggctggctctggcaggATGCAGGTGACGGGGTAGTGATGCATACAGAGTTAAAGCCTGAGCAGTGGCCATGGAACCGTGTGTGTATTGTAGATGCTGTTACACGTCTCTGTCCCTTTGTGTTCGGGAGGGCATGACTCGCCATATAACTAACAGAGAAGGCACCACAGCACCTTTGCTCCCCCCTCTCCTAGCTCCAGGTGGCTGGAGGATGGGCAGAGCCCCCAGGGCAATGAAGCCCATGAAAGCAACTAATTGATccatgaataaaatgttttcctGAGCAATTTTCCTAAGGCCCAGGACTGTTTCCCTCCCTGTTGCCACCAGGAAATCAATAAACAGGAGAGAACTGGCATGCATGAGAATCTTTTAAATGGCTCATTGAAGGTCCATTTGGCTCAGCCAAGCTGTGAAGTGTCCATTGCTGAAAGCTGAGAAAGGAAGAAATGCTAAGTGACACGTCTGCCTGGGCTCAGTGGCTTGGCACATTTCCTTAGGGCCTCAGGAGAGTTCAGAGTCAGTTTCACCCCTCAGgactcctggaaatggccagaGTGAGTTTTCCACTGCAGTCAGAGTGGGGAAATAACCAAGGGCACACATGCTACCTCCTGATAGGTCTTGTAAAGGGGAAGGGTAGCGGAGGGGAAGGCCCAGGTGGTTTCCCAGGGCCCCTAAAGAAGGTCTTAGATGATTTGTGAGGTTGGTATTGTACCAAATGGAGACTCCAAACTCAGCATGTTTTGCACCTATATTTCTCCTGCTGGGGAAATTTCCCCAGTCCCTTTAGGTCTGCACTTAGTGGGCTCAAGTATTCAAATAAAAAGGTTTGAGCCTCAAGCAGAAAGGCCTGTGGTAGGAAGGGGGCATTTTCCCTCCTTTTTGCTAATTCTTCCCACCAGCTCATACCTGAAATGGCTTTCACACACCCCAGCACCATCCACCCCCCCACGCACCATGTCTCAGTGCCTCTCCCACAAATGAGAATGGGCTTGTTTACACAGGTTCCGGCATTTCAGCCTCTGAAAGGTGCCCCTTAGATTCTGGTTTCTCCCCTACTTCATGATGAGAATCAAGGGGCAGGAAAGAGTCACCACTTTATGTTCCATTTTTCTCTGCCAGATATTAGTTAAACTCCAACAAACATTTCTAAAGCCAGTGAAAAGCTTCCCCCCCAACCCAATAAGTCCCTAGTATGACCTGACCTGGCACCTCTGCTGACTAGGGCATGTGGGTTTGCTTTTCATATTAGCATTTCTGCAGGGAAGCCAGGAAATTGGGAGTGTAAAGAACTTTCTGTTATAGTGCCTCTAAGTAAACAAGCTCTTCAGAATGTTTCCTTTCGTGGTGTTTGCTTTTGAAACGTTTGCACAGCTCTGTTGTTTAATTGTGTGGGCATACGGGTAGTATCTGCAAGGCAGCATACAGGTGAGTGTGTGAAGTGTGATGCTGGAGGATACTAACATATTAGGGTGTAATGAATTAGGTATTCCACATTCTAGAATTCATGAGCCCAGCCTGCCTTctgtggggagcagagctggggcaggaagggagacaTGCACAGGGGGAGGACCATCTCTGCCTATGGAAATCTGAGGGGGGAGCTGCAAAGCAACCTGTTTGTCCTCCCCACAGGATTGTGTTCACATGACTCAGCCTGGCCTCATGGGTGATCTTTGCTTTCAATGCTGCTGTCATCTACACCCAGGAAACAGCTCACCAGGGTGCcctggcctgggcccagcacTAGGCACTACCCCATCACCAGCTTTTCCTACAGCGAAGCGAAAGCTTTAAGCTAACAGAGGGTCTTGTGCCATTACCTTCTCTgcttgcagaggctggagggtCAGGTGCAGAAGCTGCCCTCTACCCCTGAATACACTCTGAGGCCAGAAACAAATTTCCTAGCAGGGTGCTCTGCACCAGGTGCTGTCGTCTCCACCTCAGAggcggctgcatttcagtggggctgTGGGCATGCAAATTGCTTTGGGAGCTTTGGAAATGGAGGAAATTATTACCATGGTTTCAGCCCTGTTTCTTCACAGACTCCATGGAAAGCAGTACCTGCCTGTGCGGTGCCCCTGATCTGCATCCTCCAGGTTTAGTACCAGCATGTCCCACGAGCGGGGCTAATCCATGCACTACTTTGCCTCTGATACTGCAGTGCGGGTGGCCTCAGACATTCCCCATTCGGGGGCcctcagcagctgctccagcaggcATCAGGCTGAGGCTTTGCTCACAAGTGATGGCAGTAGTCGAGCAGCTTTTGTTCCATGGAGTTGAGCTCCTCAGGGAGGTTAATCCCAGCCTTAATGCTGGGCTTTCTCCACACTGGTACCAGCTGCCTGACATTACTCACTGGGCttggaaaaaaaacacagtaagccCTGGGACCTGAGCTAAGCGCCAGGGGCTGGGTGCAGAAGCTACCCAGTTACACACAGCTATGGGGAGCTACCCAGTTACATTCCCCTGGCATCCTTAGAATCTTCTCACCACAAAGAGCCTAGAGCTAGGCCAGGACCCTCCACTCAGTGCTCCCATAAGGTGTCACAGCCCCCCCATTCTGGGCCTCCAGGCATGgcagcagagcacagctgagagcCACTGAGGTAGCTCAGAGCAGAATTACAGGGTCCCAGGCAATTGAAAAGGAGCCCAACAATAGAAGCTGTGACCACAGGAGCAACCCTGCCATCCCATGGGCTTGACAAGGGCTAAGGacttcctcctcctttttccccttaAGCTACTCCATGCACAGGGGCTTGTGACAGACCCTTTGTCATTTGTACAGTGGGAGCAGCAGGCTAGCAGCCCCCTCAACCAGCACAGGAAGGGCCTGCAGGGGGAGCCACGTTCACTGCTCAAGAGCATGGTCTTCAGCAGTGAATGGCTAGTGCAGTCCTTTGGGATGTCCTATTGAATCCTTGGAACAACATGTAGAGGCCTCCCTTCTCCAAAGAACAATGAGGCGTGTTTGAAAGCCCTTAGGAGTGTGTGCTCTACGCTTGTGCATGGAGGGGTATATGTATCTGTGTACATATACCTTCACATGTGTAAGGagcagtgtgtgtttgtgcgcATGTCTGGGCATGGAGGGGGATGTCCAGGCACATGCATGGTTATGTTCTtggcatgtatgtatgtatgtgtatggaCTACCGCATGGCACTTCCCCACCTGCAGAATTGCCTCCTTCTCACACAACGTGGTCCATGTCAGTATGATATTTATACAAATGTATTCAACACAGAATCATCGAGGTGAGCGATGGACAAGCCCCATTAGATTGCCCCATCCAGCCCTGGAGCCAAAGCAGGATTGGCCTCTACAGCACAGTCCAGACCTACTGTTTTGTCAGACCCAGCCTGAAATGCCCCATGTCCTGGGGCACCCACCCCTTCCCTTAGGAGACAACACTCAAGCTCAGTACATTTCAGTGACAGGAAGTTATCCCTGAGAGACAGTCTGCATTTTCTCATCATCAATTGCCTCCAAACCTCCTAGTTACACCTGCCTTTACTCATAACTAACCTCTTGCCCTCCCTAGGGGGACACACTTGTCAGAGGTTTGCAGACTTGGCCCACCCTGCTTTGTCACTCTAGGCTTTCCCTCCAGCTCCTGATAGTTTTTCTTGCTCCATTCTGATCCCCTTCCTAGGATCAATCTCTTTCTGGTCACACAGTGCCCAAAAATCACTGCAATCTCCCAGGTGTAGTGCCCCCAGGGACTCTGCTATTGCTCTTCTGGGACCTGGTGTCTCTCCACATAGAGCTCCAGGTGCACTGGCCTTTCTGGTTGCCAACTCACACAGACAGGGACAAGGAATTGTGGGGCTAGGACCCACGATCTAAGAAAGTGGTGGGTGGCACATACAGGGGCCATGGGGAAAGCAAAGGGATGGCCACAGCTAAGGCAGGGAACAAGATGTGTTGGGAAGGGGAGATTCAAAGGGAAAATCTTGCGCATGCTGGCTACGTCCTGGCCAGAGTTTCACCAAGCTTCCCATGAACCCCCTGACTGTCCATCCCTCCTCACTGTGGGAAGGGTAGCCCGGTCCCTGCCCTGATTCTAAGGCTGAGGCAAAGCTGCCCATGTTAACCACCACAGGGAGAACTCTCCAGCCTGGTGCAGGGATGACATGTCCCCTTGGGATAAACAGCCTGACATGCCTGCTTTCAAGCTACATGCTTAGCCAGCAAAATGGAGGTGGAAGGACAAACCCTCCCAGGAGGCTCCATTCTACATGGGCACTAGGGACAGACACAAGGCCACAAGGAGTTATAGCTGGCTAGCTTTCCTTAGGCAAGGAATTGAGTCAGCAGCCAGCTCCTCAGAGACCCTCAGTCTCAGGGCCCTGCCCCTTACAACACACCCTACATGGCACTGCAGGCCCCCCTGGTAACCCTGTTTTTCACATTCGTTTCAAACAAGGGCTTTCCCTCcatttttctccccctctcctcttTTCCCCCATTCTATCCATCTCACCCTCCCTCCTTCTTAGTCGGAGCTGGAGCCCTAGGCAGAGTTTAGCCTGCAGGGTTGCATTCCTCTGTTCCATTAGCAGCAGCACAAAGCTACTATTCATCTCCATCCAGGAGAGCGGGGTCTGGGCAGAGGAGAAatttccccacacacattccCCCATGTCTCTCTGCTCATGTGcacattccccatcccctccaagcCCCAGCACCTGTCCTTCCTgtgctcctcccttccccttccctgaggGGGCTTTGGGAGCTGAGGAAGCCAACTCACTGCATTGCCCATGGGAGTGAGCAGAAAGCACACAGGAAACGCTGGGATACAACAAGCAGGgagctccttccttccttcattcATCTTCTGGAGGGAACAgaagcagaggctggggcagcagcaaGGGGACAAGTGAGTAAGGCACCGGGGTAGAGGGCAAGCAGTAGTTGGGGTGCAGTGGAACAGTATGTCCCTGAGAGTCCCCATCCTGCCAGGTAAGCTGCCGTTCCCACCTCCAAGAGCAGGCAGCCCTTGAGAGTTAGGGCTTGGCTGCCCAAAGTCCCGGGGCTTCTCTCTGGCCTCATTCACAGGATCCTCAGCTCGTCTGCCTCCGACAGGCCATACTTGGCTTTGTGGTCATTGAAGAGTTTGAGCAGGGAGCGGATGTACATAGCATGGTACAGATCCACCGTCTCGTGACTCGGCTCCTTGATCCTGGGCACCGTCACAGGTTCTCCTACTGCCAGAGCCAGAAAGGGGGTGGGAGAGTGAATCCTAAGCACCTGGAATAAACCAGCTGGTGCAGCTGGGAGGACTCCCTGCCCCTCGTAATGAGCTGGGCCTTGGAATGCTAATGCCAAACTTTCTTCCTAGTGAACTGTTACATATGGGCAGTAGTACCACAGAGACACCAAGAGTGCCTGGCCACAGGcaaagagggagggaagagaacacACTGTGCCCTGGGACAGCACCCTCCCACTGCAGGTTCACAAGCCCCTGGGCCCACTCTTCCCATTGCTGGATTTCACCCCTCACATCATGATGAGTTTTTGGCTTCCACACCTGCCACAAACTCAATGGCAAGTGGAACCCTCTTTGTCAGCTTAGACTAAGGGTTCTCAGGATAAATTTTTGGTGGtttcagagtgtggccaccaaatCTTGCTCGTGGTGGCTCTCaaattttttcctaaaatacttaattagctttaggaaaaacaaataaatatggaaatatacaagttcaaatcattgtaatttatttattgctagctaatAAGTCTGTTGTTAAAAGTGATATTAAAAAACatataaatatcacttttcacagcatacTTACTCAGCCCCGACAaacctggggacaaattaagccggGGCTGAGTAAGTAAGTTGGGGGAGCCAGCAGGAGCCAGGGGTGATTGGGGTGGGGATGCCAGGGGAGACAGAACCCGATGCCTCGTAGCCAGAGCCAGAGCGCCATGCCCAGAGCCTGAGGTCttcgggctccagccctgggctcccgctGTGCGGCCAAAGACCAATGGCCAGAGCCTGCCGCCCCACCACCCTAGGggtgaagcccaaagcctgagcctcactACCCCTggaaaggtggggaactcaccagctgcctcctcctcctgcgCTGTGTCCCAGCTGTCTCCAGAGGAGGCAGGGCTCGACCTCTGCTTCCAGTCAACACCAAggtggtgcatccaggagcaacagggagggggaggggccactgctgccctctctcccccaaatcACAGTCCAGGAGGCTGTGACCACTAGAAAAGCcgctggtggccgcatttgagaaatgctggctgAGACAACCAGGACTCAACCCCCAGTGACAGGGCTTTTGGGCAGCTAAAGCCAcaggagaagagtaaggggatACTTACTGACAGTGGTGATAGGCTTCGGGTAGGGCAGGAAGCCTCGGGAATGGATAGAGGTTAAACCCCGTCCGTAGAAGACACAGGGAGCAAAGCCCACCAGCTTCTGGAACCTCTTCTGAATGCCCCTCATCCAGCTGCCCTCTTCAAAAACCACCTGCCGGAAGAGGTCATTCTCACCAAAGGAGAAGGCAGGAACCAGGTGTGCCCTGGGGGAGAAAGCATTGTAACATGAGTGCCCTTGCagccagcacccccccacccagGGTAGCACTCACTACCAGGGGTGAAGAACAATTTGtctagtgggggtgctgagcgccactgaaccaaattgtaaaccctgaaTATAATGGAACCCACTTCAACCCAGGGGGTGTGGCCGCGACCCCAGGAccactagttccagcatctatgctcGCTACTGCACTTCAGCACCATGGGGCCCGGCTACAAACTTGCTCATATAGAACCAGCCTCCCTTGGGAGCCACAGTAAGTAGCAGCTGAGACCCACTCACTATCCTATCTcctgggtcctactgaaaggtagGCCAGGGATGGGTTGCCTGGGGCAATCCCAAGCAGGGAAGAGGTGCCAGGCCCTGTTTCCCGGTCATGTGGCTGGCTTGGCAGGTCCTGGggggtggctggccccaggccagTTTCCTGGAGGTGCTACCAGAGGAGCTGGAGGTCTCTCCAGACAGCGTCTGGTTGACAATACTCACCCATGCTGCAGCGCCATCCGAACAAAGCCTTTGCGGTTTTTGAGGATTAATGTTGTGATTCCTGGCTGGCAAGACAGTGACTCGGCTGCACCTCCAATCACGACGGCCACAGCGTTGCCACTGCCATTCTGAGAGAGCAGGTACCCTATTGCCTGACGTGTCACAGGGCACAGGCCTAAAGAGCAGAGCACCAAGGGGGCGTGAGGAGAACTGCAATGGAAACCAGCTCTTGCCCCACCTGACTGAGAACCCCTTGACTCACCAGCTGACTTGGGGGACAGACCCCTGGCCCCAGTCTCGGAATGAGTTCAGGGGGCTTGGAAACCTGCCTACAGTTAGGATTTGAGGAGAACATCCCAACAAGTGAGGGCAGGTGGATGATCAGGTGCCCATCACTCAGGCATGCAAAAGGCGTGGGGAAGCtattctctttccttcctcccagcAGAGTTAGGAGCACTGAGCCCTGCCCAGAGCCATGTGCTGTAGGCAGATCTATGCCCCTGCCCAGGAGCCCAAAACGTGGAATAAGGGCGACACCTTGTGTCCACACAGGAGCCATGGGGTCTCTTGCTCTGGAGGATGCAATAGGCTAAGGGGATCAGCAGAACTGAGGCCAAAATCGGACAAGCACTGGGCTACACATGGCTTCTGAATGCCCACGTTAGCCAGCAGCCCGGGGAGGCAGCAGGAAGTAGCAGCTGTGCCAGACAGAATATAGTTTCCCAGGGGATGCCGTTATGGTGCCATTTTCAGTGACTGAGCCTGGGAACTGGCACTCAGGGAGGGGAGGACAGAGCAGGGCAAACTTCACGTCTGGGCTCCATGAAAAATGACAGCTGCTCAGGTCTTTGAGCTTTCTCAGGGGATGGTGCAAGGAACAATCCCTAGGGAAAACCTATGTAGCCTACGAAAAACTTGAGCTCTGAGGCGTTCCCCCATCTTTCCTTCTCTagggcctggctgcagcatgGAATTCCATCACTCAACCCAGACTGAGGaacaggggcagagcaggagggggcaggctggagtagcgctgggtgtggggcaggatggaagagcagtagcagagcattgcggGAGAACCTCAGCGAGCCGCTGACAGCACTAAGCCTGGCCAAGGTAGCAATGTCAAGCTGACATTTTGGCAAGTACTAAAATTTGCTTTAGTCTtgggaaaaaaagaacagaagcaCATGAGAATAGAATGGTGTTGCCAGCAGCGGATTCAGTATCCAGAGGGTTTGAAAGGGGCTTTGGCCAGACGCTGTAGAGGGAAGGGACTCAGATGATCATTGATGGAAAGAAGAAGAGAGGAGCTGGCTGTTTTCCAGATCTCCTACATCTCTTGTACTAGCCACATCTGCAACACTTCTGGTGTGATTTTTGGACCTTTATGAGGGACACTCCCTGAGCATGCTCACCCCCACTCATCAGGTACTCCCTGAAGACAGGTAGCCGAAAGTTGCCAGCCAGTGTGGCCAGGAAGGGTCTGATGCCGGGGAACTTCTCAGAGAAGCCAGTGGACTCAGTGATGAAGTTGCAGAAGGCCCCAACGCAGAGGATCCCATGGGGGTGTGCACCAATTATATAATTGTGACTGGGGAGGAGGCTGTGAGTCTTTACCAACTAGAGGGAGAAGATGCATAATCAATGGAGAGGGCAGGGactggtgggggaagagggaaggaggatcctagtTGGGTCACAGGTCTCTATGCGTGACTGCAGGTAGACACTGCTGGATAAATACCCGCATGGCAATCCCCACCTGGTACACACACTcatccacaaacagatggacaaatcagcacataagaacataagagctgccatactgggtcagaccaaaggtccatccagcccagtatcctgtcttccaacagtggccaatgccaggtaccccagagggaatgaacagaacaggtaatcatcaatcgatccatcccctgttgcccattcccagcgtctggcaaacagaggctagggacaccatccctgcccatcctgactaacagctattgatggacctatcctctgtgaatttatctagttcttttttgaaccctgttataatcttggccttcacaacatccccaggcaaggagttccacaggttgactgagcatagtgtgaaaaaatactttgtttgttttaaacctgctgcctattaatttcatttggtgacccctagttcttgtgttatgggaaggagtaaacaacactgcCTTA
This DNA window, taken from Caretta caretta isolate rCarCar2 chromosome 9, rCarCar1.hap1, whole genome shotgun sequence, encodes the following:
- the P2RY4 gene encoding P2Y purinoceptor 4 gives rise to the protein MATLVRTFPVALLTPTPTFQLTANTTSDGEENCVFNEEFKFILLPVSYGLVSVVGLLLNSWALWMFICKMRPWNATTTYMFNLALSDTLYVLSLPTLVYYYADRNNWPFGEGLCKIVRFLFYANLYCSILFLTCISVHRYLGICHPIQSLGWVKTKHARLICVGVWFIVTICLIPNLIFVTTSSRGNDTLCHDTTKPEEFDHYVHYSSSVMTLLFGIPFLVIVVCYSLMAKRLWKPSLSSSNQNIPFYKKRSIKIIIIVITVFAICFLPFHITRTLYYTARLFQANCRTLNIVNFTYKITRPLASINSCIDPILYFLAGDKYRGRLRRAAIKMPNAENTSTLALVSQLKKNGFSTSRGASYSINDA
- the LOC125642370 gene encoding diacylglycerol O-acyltransferase 2 isoform X1 produces the protein MKTIIAAYSQNRSGSRASVQAALHTLLTVPWPSQREFRTWIQLLSVLQWILSFLLMGIVFLFLLIYLVFTSFWPVSALYLAWVIFDWDAPEQGGRRSAWVRNWPVWKHFRDYFPIQLVKTHSLLPSHNYIIGAHPHGILCVGAFCNFITESTGFSEKFPGIRPFLATLAGNFRLPVFREYLMSGGLCPVTRQAIGYLLSQNGSGNAVAVVIGGAAESLSCQPGITTLILKNRKGFVRMALQHGAHLVPAFSFGENDLFRQVVFEEGSWMRGIQKRFQKLVGFAPCVFYGRGLTSIHSRGFLPYPKPITTVIGEPVTVPRIKEPSHETVDLYHAMYIRSLLKLFNDHKAKYGLSEADELRIL
- the LOC125642370 gene encoding diacylglycerol O-acyltransferase 2 isoform X2; the encoded protein is MKTIIAAYSQNRSGSRASVQAALHTLLTVPWPSQREFRTWIQLLSVLQWILSFLLMGIVFLFLLIYLVFTSFWPVSALYLAWVIFDWDAPEQGMGRWEEVSMGAKLACLEAFPRLLPYSGLCPVTRQAIGYLLSQNGSGNAVAVVIGGAAESLSCQPGITTLILKNRKGFVRMALQHGAHLVPAFSFGENDLFRQVVFEEGSWMRGIQKRFQKLVGFAPCVFYGRGLTSIHSRGFLPYPKPITTVIGEPVTVPRIKEPSHETVDLYHAMYIRSLLKLFNDHKAKYGLSEADELRIL